Proteins co-encoded in one Pogoniulus pusillus isolate bPogPus1 chromosome 15, bPogPus1.pri, whole genome shotgun sequence genomic window:
- the LOC135181609 gene encoding keratin-associated protein 9-1-like, whose protein sequence is MPHGSTCRCTGQSRGARGLRAKRLLRACSPCAARALRTHCPRQPCATRVLRTHCPPQPCATRVLRTHCPPQPCATRVLRTHCPPQPCATRVLRTHCPRQPCATRAAHPLPATAVCHSCAAHPLPTAAVCHSCAAHPLPATAVCHSCCAPTARDSRVPLVCCAPTARDSRVPLVCCAPTARDSRVPLVCCAPTAPDSRVPLVCCAPTARHSRVPLVCCAPTAHGSRVPLVCCRATSSLALKTSRDGASITSLRNLFQALTTLLLKIVLPSV, encoded by the coding sequence ATGCCTCACGGGAGCACGTGCAGGTGCACGGGGCAGTCACGCGGCGCACGCGGCCTGCGCGCCAAACGCCTGCTCCGCGCCTGCTCTCCGTGCGCCGCCCGCGCCCTGCGCACCCACTGCCCACGGCAGCCGTGTGCCACTCGTGTGCTGCGCACCCACTGCCCGCCACAGCCGTGTGCCACTCGTGTGCTGCGCACCCACTGCCCGCCGCAGCCGTGTGCCACTCGTGTGCTGCGCACCCACTGCCCGCCACAGCCGTGTGCCACTCGTGTGCTGCGCACCCACTGCCCACGGCAGCCGTGTGCCACTCGTGCTGCGCACCCACTGCCCGCCACAGCCGTGTGCCACTCGTGTGCTGCGCAcccactgcccacagcagccgTGTGCCACTCGTGTGCTGCGCACCCACTGCCCGCGACAGCCGTGTGCCACTCGTGCTGCGCACCCACTGCCCGCGACAGCCGTGTGCCGCTCGTGTGCTGCGCACCCACTGCCCGCGACAGCCGTGTGCCGCTCGTGTGCTGCGCACCCACTGCCCGCGACAGCCGTGTGCCGCTCGTGTGCTGCGCACCCACTGCCCCCGACAGCCGTGTGCCACTCGTGTGCTGCGCACCCACTGCCCGCCACAGCCGTGTGCCACTCGTGTGCTGCGCACCCACTGCCCACGGCAGCCGTGTGCCGCTCgtgtgctgcagagccacatccagcctggccttaaaaacgtccagggatggggcttctatcACCTCGCTgcgcaacctgttccaggctctcaccaccctcctgctgaagatagttcttcctagtgtctaa